Genomic DNA from Canis lupus dingo isolate Sandy chromosome 32, ASM325472v2, whole genome shotgun sequence:
aaaaaaaaagaatttgagaatgTGAccatgaagggaaggaaagaggttCAGTAGCAGCAGCATAGGGATGGAAGGTTGAAAGGATTGATATTCTGTCTTGTTTTAAGATGAGATATAGGACCACAGAAGCATGTCTTCTATTGACTTGCACTAGTATTATGGTAATAatggtaaatttttttcatttcagcaaaaAGCATTaccatataatttttcaattcCCTTGAACTGAACATAAAGGTCTCTCACTTTGGTGGGTAATGAATAAAAAGGACCAAGGTCATCTGATGATGACTCAATTGCTTTCTTAGCAACATTAATTTCTTCAGATAGGAGAGTCTCTTTGAGCTGTTTAGTTCTAGAAAATACTGGTGTTTGGGCCTTGGCATTTCCAGTCATGGCACTTTTTAGATGTTCTTTAAGACTTTTTCTCCTATTCTCCTCTGAACTAGTTCCGACTTTAGAACAGGGATCATCAATTTGCTGGTGGTGTTCTGTGCTATTCTGCGGTAATTCCTCATTCCCAATCTTGTGAGAAAATGAGTTCCAATCCTTCTCTTTAGTAGATTGATCGCCCAAATCATTTGAAGAGTTCTGCaaattttcaaagtataaaaCTTGTGAAGAGGGTACATCATACAAAAGATCAGGTTCAGGTTCAATAAAGACATCTTTGTGCCTACTTTGGTTCTTTGTGTGCTCATCCActtttaattcagtaaagttgcctACAGTAGTAATGCTGAGTTTGTTGTGTTTGATGCTTCCTGAACAAAGATCTTTAATGGTAAGGTCTGAGGCATGTTTCCTAAGTTGAGGAACTTGCATATACTGTTGTTCCAGGTCATCAACTTGAgctaaaaaagaattttcagcaAAGCTATCATAGTCACCAAACATGTCCTCTTCACTGTCATtattctggaaagaaaacaaaaagctttaaAGTCAATTCTAGcttcattaagaataaaaatcacaacGTAGAGCTACACCAAGTATATAATTacatggatcatagacctaaatgtaaatcATCCTACGAAATGGATAATATCgtttccactttacagatgaagaaatggaagctcagagtgtttaagtgatttgcctaagCTGCACTCCTAGGGTATGGTGATACTGGGATCCTAATTCTTAAACCAGGCCTAAATCCTTAAAAGGTAGCAAGACCATTAGCCATCTACTGGGATGTCATCTCATGAGAAGTTTCTGGTAACTGCAGCACCTTTCCCCCGCCCAGACTCCCAATCTACAGAGACTGGCTTGTAACAAAATCATGCTTGTATGACTGGACACTCCAAGGAGATTTTGTTACTAGGAATTTGGAATTGAGAAAACAGGATTTGGAGTCAGAAGTGTAGTTTACCTTCTTAGGGCCTGACTTCTGTTGTCAAATCTAGATAATGTAGCTTAACAAAGTACCCAGCACACAATGGGCGTGCGATAAATGGTAGGCACAATTTGCAGTAGGAGCAGCAGTAACTTGGCAATCTAGATGTACGTCTCAACCATGCCATTTATTCGCTGCATGAACTGTTATATCTTGGGGTCTACTTTTCATATCTCTGTAAAAATGAGgacagcaggggatccctgggtggctcagcggtttagcacctgcctttggcccagggcatgatcctggagtcccgggatggagtcccccagtCCGGGGACTGGACtggagcttctccctcctcctgtgtctctgcctctctctctttctaggtctatcataaataaatataaataaataaataaataaataaataaataaataaataattttaaaaaatgaggatagcAAAGCGATGCCTCCCAAGTGAGGATTAACAGCGATAATAAGTCGAGGGAAGCAAATGAAGGCTAGTAGGCAGCTGATCCACTGTCTGCACGGAGGAAGGGAACAGCCAAGATTTCGGAGTCTCCCGTTCCCTGGCTTCTGCAGCTGGGCTCCGCGTTCCTTCAGTGGCCCGCGCGGCAGGAGGCCTGCGTTTGTATCCTCTCCCCCAAAGCGGGCCATTAGACAAGGCACTCAAGGGATTTGGGAGCCGAGGAGATTGTACCTGCGCCggctccacctccacctccacctccacggTTTTCTCCCGCCGGCTCCCAACCACGGTCTCCTTCaactccccttcctcctcctcctcctcatcgcCCGGCTCGAGCTCGGCTGCGGTGGGGGCGGCAAAAACGCTCCCTAGGCCAGGACGGCTCCTTTGGCGAACACGCACCCGCCGGCGGATGCGGGCACCACCTTCATCCATGGCAGGCGCCAAGGACCCCGCCAGAACCGAGCCCGCGAGGAAGAGAGCGTGGGGGGCAGGGCGTGGGCAGCCACTAAGGGAAAGCGCACTCGCCTCTGCATCCAGCTGAGGCTTACGCCCACAAGCCAATCGCGGGGCTCCCAGACCGGAAGTGGAGGCACAAGTGTAGGGCCCGCCTTCTCCTTGTCCAATCAGAAGTGTCTCGGCCTGGTGGCGGCGAGGGTTAGAAAGCCGCGGTGCTGCGCAGGCGCATTGAAAACCTTCCCGACGGGggtccccgggtggcgcagcggtttagcgccaccttcagcgcaagggtgtgatcctggagactcgggattgagtcccgcatcgggctccctgcatgaagcctacttctccctctgcctgtgtctctgcctctctctctgtgtctctcatgcataaataaataaaatcttaaaaaagaaaagaaaagaaaagaaaaccttcccAAGTCTTCTCTTGTTGGCGGGCGGAACCTTTGAACCGAGTACCGGGCCCACAGGGGAAGAGCACCGGAGGGGACTTGTCAGGACGAtttggaaagaggaaaggaagaggaggagcgaGGAGCCATGGCGGCTCTGGTTGCGCTGTGCGGTGCTCTGCGGAGGAAGAGGTCGGCGCACTTCTTAAAGGCTGCTCTCTGCCTCacagatcctgggactcctgcgGGTACAGCTTCCATATCCACCGCTCTTGCGCGCCATCGCAGCTGCTGCCGTAGCGCTGATTAGGTTGGGGGACTTGTTCCTATTAGCTAAACGACGCCGGTTTCTAGGCGATGAAGAGCTTCTCCAAGATAGGGGGGAATCTTTAATGACCCATGgctagtattattttttaatttttatttatttatgatagtcacagagagagagagagaggcagagacacaggcagagggagaagcaggctccatgcagggagcccgacgtgggattcgatcccgggtctccaggatcgtgccctgggccaaaggcaggcgctaaaccgctgcgccacccagggatccccatggctagtatttttaaagcagaaggaGGCGTGAATGTCCAGAAAAGACTGACCGCGTGATTCTCAAAAAGAGACAGGGACTTGCCTGAGAGCTCCAGGTAGAATTGGCAAGGAAGAGACATCCCCAGTCACCCAGTAGCACGGGAGCGGTCTAAAGTCCCAGATCAGGGTGACACTGTGACATGGGCTCTCATTTATGCATTttatcatcatcttcttcttatgcattttatcttcttcttcttcttcttttccttttttttgcattttatcttctttgtcaATAACTGCTCTTTAGGGGGTCTGTTACATTTTTCCTTTGGTGTAATAGTGCCTTTCTGTTGCTTTCCCCGTAAGTATATGCCTTAAAGTCCGCCTCTAACCATGGagtgaagggaaaataaatttcagaagagAGCTGGTGAGAGGTGGTAGGGGTGGAGAAATACGTGCCTTTCCCCCAAAGCCTTGGAAAGCACGTTCATCTTAAACGTCTTTCTGAAGTTGCTAACAAAATAACTGGTTTTTTGCTGTTTAATTGCAGTGCTTTGGAGAAGCTGTTCACAATATGAACAGGTAGCCAGCAATGAGGACCTGGTAAgactattttccttcctttttttttttttttaagattttatttattcatgagagagagagagagagagagaggcagagacacaggcagagggagaagcaggctccatgcagggagcccgatgtgggactcgatcctagaacttCAGGATCTTGCCcggagtcgaaggcagacgctcaaccactgagccacccaggtgtccctcttaccttcctttttaaaggtatttgcaaatatgACCAAATTCTTGTATTTTAACTATTTGAATAGAGTTCATCTGGAGGACAAAACAATTAAGAGGATAATCtgagattaaaaattataattcaccGGTGAATTGTCACGAGATCTGA
This window encodes:
- the MRPS18C gene encoding 28S ribosomal protein S18c, mitochondrial isoform X2, with the translated sequence MAALVALCGALRRKRSAHFLKAALCLTDPGTPAVLWRSCSQYEQVASNEDLPIPMENPYKEPLKKCILCGKRVDYKNVQVFVGRNRKKSQKQLRELK